The proteins below come from a single Odontesthes bonariensis isolate fOdoBon6 chromosome 18, fOdoBon6.hap1, whole genome shotgun sequence genomic window:
- the LOC142368014 gene encoding stathmin-like: MAAAEDILVKELDKRASGQAFEVILGAPVPDAKGEFPLSPPKKKDLSLEEIQRKLDAAEERRKNHEAEVLKHLAEKREHEKEVLQKAMEENNNFSKMAEEKLNQKMEANKENRTAIMAAMNEKFKEKDKKLEEVRKNKEVKDPSEGTSED, from the exons ATGGCAGCCGCTGAAG ACATCCTTGTCAAAGAGCTTGACAAGAGGGCCTCCGGCCAGGCCTTTGAGGTCATCCTGGGTGCTCCTGTCCCTGATGCCAAAGGAGAATTTCCCCTGTCTCCTCCCAAAAAGAAGGATTTATCACTTGAGGAGATTCAGAGAAAGCTGGATGCCGCAGAGGAGAGACGCAAG AATCACGAAGCGGAGGTTCTGAAGCACTTAGCTGAGAAGCGCGAGCATGAGAAGGAAGTGCTACAGAAAGCTATGGAAGAGAACAACAACTTCAGCAAGATGGCTGAGGAGAAGCTCAATCAGAAGATGGAAGCCAACAAGGAGAACCGCACAGCAATTATGGCAGCAATGAATGAgaaatttaaagaaaag GACAAGAAGTTGGAAGAGGTGCGGAAGAACAAGGAAGTCAAAGACCCCTCAGAAGGCACCTCGGAAGACTGA